The following coding sequences lie in one Populus trichocarpa isolate Nisqually-1 chromosome 14, P.trichocarpa_v4.1, whole genome shotgun sequence genomic window:
- the LOC7469353 gene encoding uncharacterized protein LOC7469353, with the protein MLENPTPAATAPPPDSTTVKRYAPPNQRNRSLNRRKSGDRFDRGNSLYQNDGEKNQQPQSHANTRNNIPDHHGDAGSSSLLNDNSSPHTLIPLEGCCRSEASQLLNDRWAAIMHSYNDTAIDLSERPVMYSGSSPPAWGQFKLPHQVMSPVNSVGAPNPQMDFLSELHRAVQNAKASYEN; encoded by the exons ATGCTGGAAAACCCTACACCTGCTGCCACTGCTCCTCCTCCAGATTCCACAACAGTCAAGCGCTATGCTCCTCCCAATCAAAG GAACCGTTCTCTCAATAGACGCAAATCAGGAG ATCGGTTTGATAGAGGTAACAGTCTTTATCAAAATGATGGAGAGAAGAACCAGCAGCCACAATCACATGCTAATACAAGAAATAATATCCCGGATCATCATGGTGATGCAGGGAGCAGCAGTCTCCTCAATGACAACTCCTCTCCCCACACTTTAATACCATTAGAAGGATGTTGTCGCAGTGAGGCTTCTCAGCTTCTAAATGATC GTTGGGCAGCGATAATGCATAGCTACAATGATACAGCGATAGATTTATCTG aaAGACCAGTTATGTATTCAGGAAGCAGCCCACCAGCATGGGGACAATTTAAACTCCCTCATCAG GTAATGTCTCCAGTGAACAGTGTCGGAGCTCCTAATCCACAGATGGACTTCTTAAGTGAACTTCACCGTGCAGTTCAGAATGCCAAAGCCAGTTATGAGAACTAA
- the LOC112324058 gene encoding adenine DNA glycosylase, which yields MSGNTNPKVSGWRGVGRFEFSKAPSSRSSRLIQKVNRKPHLTTATTMDEEGIEKPSKRKRNAAIAKPKEQRQHSSKKQVVADIEDLFSDKETQKIRASLLEWYDHNQRDLPWRRITQTKETPFKEEEEEEEEEEERRAYGVWVSEVMLQQTRVQTVIDYYNRWMLKWPTLHHLAQASLEEVNEMWAGLGYYRRARFLLEGAKMIVAGGDGFPKIVSSLRKVPGIGDYTAGAIASIAFKEVVPVVDGNVIRVLARLKAISANPKDKVTVKKFWKLAAQLVDPHRPGDFNQSLMELGATLCTPVNPSCSSCPVSGQCRALTISKLDKLVLITDYPAKSIKLKQRHEFSAVCAVEITGRQDLIEGDQSSSVFLLVKRPDEGLLAGLWEFPSVMLGKEADMTRRRKEMNRFLKKSFRLDPQKTCSVLLREDIGEFIHIFTHIRLKVYVELLIVHLKGDMSDLFSKQSRENMTWKCVDREALSSLGLTSGVRKACTMVQKFKQKSLSTVSAAARKRTNSKKPGSS from the exons ATGTCTGGCAACACAAACCCAAAAGTGAGTGGGTGGCGCGGGGTGGGTCGATTCGAATTCTCGAAAGCACCTTCTTCAAGGAGCAGCAGGCTCATACAAAAAGTGAACAGAAAACCCCACCtcacaacagcaacaacaatggATGAGGAGGGTATCGAGAAGCCAAGTAAGAGGAAAAGAAATGCAGCCATAGCCAAACCAAAGGAGCAGCGTCAACATTCATCTAAAAAACAAGTAGTAGCTGACATTGAAGACCTGTTCTCTGACAAAGAAACCCAGAAAATCAGAGCCTCATTGCTTGAGTGGTACGACCACAACCAAAGAGACCTTCCTTGGAGAAGAATAacacaaacaaaagaaaccccatttaaagaagaagaagaagaagaagaagaagaagaagaaaggagggCGTATGGGGTGTGGGTATCTGAAGTTATGTTGCAGCAGACCAGAGTTCAGACTGTGATTGATTACTATAATCGATGGATGTTAAAATGGCCCACTCTACACCATCTGGCCCAGGCTTCTCTTGAG GAAGTGAATGAGATGTGGGCTGGTTTAGGGTATTATAGGAGAGCACGGTTTCTGTTGGAG GGAGCCAAGATGATTGTAGCTGGCGGAGATGGATTTCCTAAAATTGTTTCTTCCCTACGGAAGGTTCCCGGAATAGGAGACTATACAGCTGGTGCAATTGCCTCAATAGCATTCAAAGAA GTGGTGCCAGTGGTTGATGGGAATGTAATAAGGGTACTTGCTAGGTTGAAGGCAATTTCAGCTAATCCAAAAGACAAGGTGACAGTCAAGAAATTTTG GAAGCTAGCAGCTCAACTAGTTGATCCTCATCGTCCTGGGGATTTCAATCAGTCTCTGATGGAACTTGGTGCAACCTTATGCACTCCAGTGAACCCAAGCTGTTCTTCATGTCCTGTTTCAGGCCAATGCCGTGCACTTACAATCTCCAAGCTGGATAAGTTAGTTCTGATTACAGATTATCCTGCTAAGAGCATAAAGTTAAAGCAAAGACATGAATTTTCTGCTGTTTGTGCTGTGGAGATAACTGGAAGGCAAGATCTAATTGAGGGAGACCAATCCAGTAGTGTATTTCTTCTCGTAAAGAGGCCAGATGAAGGTTTGCTTGCTGGACTGTGGGAGTTCCCATCTGTCATGCTGGGAAAAGAAGCCGACATGACCAGAAGGAGAAAGGAAATGAATCGCTTTctgaaaaaatcatttagaCTTGACCCACAGAAGACCTGTAGCGTACTTCTGAGGGAAGATATTGGAGAATTTATTCACATTTTCACTCACATTCGTCTTAAGGTTTATGTAGAACTGTTGATAGTACATCTTAAAG GTGACATGAGTGACTTGTTTAGTAAGCAAAGCAGAGAAAATATGACCTGGAAATGTGTGGATCGTGAGGCCCTTTCAAGCTTGGGATTAACATCTGGAGTGAGAAAG GCCTGCACTATGGTTCAAAAGTTTAAGCAGAAAAGTTTGTCCACTGTTTCTGCTGCAGCAAGAAAAAGAACCAACTCAAAGAAACCTGGATCATCCTGA